In Arvicola amphibius chromosome 1, mArvAmp1.2, whole genome shotgun sequence, one DNA window encodes the following:
- the LOC119801655 gene encoding vesicle-associated membrane protein 8: MKDASGGAGNDRVRNLQSEVEGVKNIMTQNVERILARGENLDHLRNKTEDLEATSEHFKTTSQKVARKFWWKNVKMIVIICVIVLVIIILIVLFATGTFPT, from the coding sequence ATGAAGGACGCCAGTGGGGGTGCCGGAAATGACCGAGTTAGGAACCTGCAGAGTGAGGTGGAGGGAGTCAAGAATATCATGACCCAGAATGTGGAAAGAATCTTGGCCCGAGGGGAAAACTTGGACCATCTCCGAAACAAGACAGAGGACTTGGAAGCCACCTCTGAACACTTCAAGACAACATCACAGAAGGTGGCCCGGAAGTTCTGGTGGAAGAATGTGAAGATGATTGTCATCATCTGTGTGATTGTTCTtgtcatcatcatcctcattgtGCTCTTTGCCACTGGCACCTTCCCCACTTAA